The uncultured Fusobacterium sp. DNA segment ATACATTTTCTGCAGCTATTGCTATATTGCTTCCTTCTACTGCTTTTACAGCATCTGATAAAGCTGTAAATGGAGCTCCTATTACAATTTTTACTCCCTCTACATCTTTTACTAATCCTTTTAATTCAGTAAGCATCTCTACTGCTTCTGCATTTGTTTTATTCATTTTCCAGTTTCCAGCTATTACATTTGTTCTCATACTATTCCCTCCATAAACTATTTATTTTATTCTCATCTTAAATATTAACATAGTAATATTCAATTTTCAAATATAACATTGATCACTTAATAACTATTAATTGAGCAATCTTTTACGATTTTCTTCATCTAGTATATCAGCATAGTAATTTTCAACATTTTCATAAAAGTCTTGAAGTAGATCCCCAATAGAAAATTCTAACATTTCAATAAATGTTTCATAATCTTGAGCATCATAAGCTTTTTCAGCTTCTTCCATTTCGTGCTCAAATTCAGTTATATATTCATCAAAATCACTATATATAAAATCCAAATCTCCACTAGCTTTCATAAGTAACAATAGATTGTAGAACCATCTTAAAAATATTCCTCTTTCTATTATCTCCACTTCACTTACTTCAACTTTTGCTCTCGCTACTGTAGATGGATCTTCTCCTTCATAATCAAAAATGTCAAAAAACATATCTATCTGTTCTTTAGCTCTTAAAATTGAATCTAGTAACATCTCTCCTTCTGTTTTAGTTATCACTTCTATCAATTTTAGATCTTTAATATTTACTACTGAATTGTCTTTTAATCTCTGTCCATTTACATAAAATTGATATGGGACTTTATTATCTTTACTTAATTGTTTTGTAATTTCATGAATGGCCCTTCCAAAACTCTTATACTTTTTTTGTTTAAGCTCTATTCTTTTATTATCTACATATAATTCCATTTTCTCTCCTAAATTTACTGTTTAAATCTTCTTGAAATTGCTAGAGAAAAAATATATATATTTTTAGGAGAACTAACTTTTTTTATCTCCTTTATCATCTCTTTTATTGTACTTCCTGTAGTTACAATATCATCAACAATCAATATATTTTTATTTTGTAAATCTAATTCTCTAGTCTTAAAAGCATTAAATATATTCTCTTTTCTAGTTTTTTTATCAAATAATTCATACATATGCTTTGTATTTTTTTCTCTATATATTTTTTGATACTCTATATTACAATTATTTAAAAGCTCTTCCACTTGATTGAATCCTCTTTCTCGTTCTCTCTCTATACTTATTGGAACAGGTAAGACCACCTCTATATCTTTTTCTTCAATCAAATTTTTTAAATCTTTCTTTATTAAATTAGCAATTTCCATTCCTAATTCTTTTCTATTTTTTAATTTAAAATCA contains these protein-coding regions:
- a CDS encoding chemotaxis protein encodes the protein MELYVDNKRIELKQKKYKSFGRAIHEITKQLSKDNKVPYQFYVNGQRLKDNSVVNIKDLKLIEVITKTEGEMLLDSILRAKEQIDMFFDIFDYEGEDPSTVARAKVEVSEVEIIERGIFLRWFYNLLLLMKASGDLDFIYSDFDEYITEFEHEMEEAEKAYDAQDYETFIEMLEFSIGDLLQDFYENVENYYADILDEENRKRLLN
- a CDS encoding phosphoribosyltransferase family protein, whose amino-acid sequence is MIRKSLVQSIKELIFSQKCPICKKLSQRGFYICDSCYRKLKKKGTLKNIGNYYYLYYYEIDIKNLIADFKLKNRKELGMEIANLIKKDLKNLIEEKDIEVVLPVPISIERERERGFNQVEELLNNCNIEYQKIYREKNTKHMYELFDKKTRKENIFNAFKTRELDLQNKNILIVDDIVTTGSTIKEMIKEIKKVSSPKNIYIFSLAISRRFKQ